The Euzebya sp. genome segment CGGGCTCGCCATCGACGTCGACCCGGTCGGGCGGACGGTCCTGAAGGTCCGCGGTGACGACGAGGACGTGTTCAGCCGCGGGTTCGCCTGCCCGAAGGGGCTGGCGATCGGCGAGCTGCACGCCGACCCCGACCGGCTGCGCGCTCCGCTGGTCGACGGGCAGGAGGTGACCTGGGACGAGGCGTGGCAGGCCGTCGCGGACCGGCTGGGGCGGGTCATCCAGGGGTCGGGCCGCGAGTCGATCGCGATGTACCTGGGCAACCCGAACGTCCACAACCTCGCCGGGGCGATCTACACGCCCGCGGTGGCCAAGGCGCTCGGGTCGCCGTGGGTGTTCACCGCCTCCACCGTCGACCAGCAGCCCAAGCACGTGTCGGCGGCGCTGATGTTCGGCCACAAGCTCACGATCCCGATCCCGGACGTGGACCGGACCGACTACCTGCTGGTGCTCGGCGCCGACCCGCTGACCTCCAACGGGTCGTTGATGACCGCCCCGGACATGCCCGGCCGGCTGCGCGCGCTGCGGGGACGCGGGGGCCGGCTGGTCGTCGTCGACCCGCGCGTCAGCCGGACGGCCCGCGCGGCCGACGAGCACATCGCGATCCGGCCGGGCACCGACGCGCTGTGGCTGGCCGCGATCGCGTGGACGCTGCTCGACGCCGGGCTCGCGACGCCCGTCGATGGGGTGGCCGGCCTGGACCGCCTGCCCGGCGCGCTGGCGCCCTTCACCCCCCAGGCGGTCGCCGGGCCGACCCGCGTGCCGGCGGACGTGACGCGGCGCATCGCCGGCGAGCTGGCGGCCGCGCCGTCGGCCTGCGTCTACGGGCGGATGGGCACCTCGACGGTGCGCTTCGGCACCACCGGGTCCTGGCTGGTCGACGTGATCAACGTGCTGACGGGGAACCTGGATCGACCCGGCGGGGCCATGTTCCCGCTGGCCGCGGCCGGGCAGACGAACAGCTCGCCGACGCGCCGGGCCCGGGAGGTGGCGTTCGGTCGCTGGACGACGTCGGTGCGGGGGCTGCCGGAGACCTTCGGTGAGCTGCCCGCCGCCGCGTTCGGCGAGGAGCTCGTGGACGGTCCGATCCGCGGGCTGATCACGATCGCGGGGAACCCCGCGTTGAGCGTCCCGAACGCCGAGCTGGTCGCGAAGGGCCTGTCGGGCCTCGACGTGATGATCTCGATCGACGCGTACCTGAACGAGACGACCCGGCACGCCGACGTCGTGCTACCCATCCCGTCGGTCCTCGAGCGGGAGCACTTCGACCTCGCCTTCTCCCAGCTCGCCGTCCGGAACGTCGCCAACTGGTCCGACCCGGTGTTCGACACCGACCAGCCCCAGGAGTGGGAGGTCCAGTGCCGCCTGGCCGGGCTCCTCCAGGGCATGGGCCCCGGGGCGGACGTCGACGCGGTCGACACGTTCATCCTCTCGACGATGATCCAGCGGGAGGTCGCCGCGGCGGGGTCGGTCATCGCCGGGCGGGACCCCGGCGAGGTGATCGCGGCGCTCGGGGACCGCCGGGGGCCGGCGCGGGTGGTCGACTTCCTGCTGCGCGTCGGGCCGTACGGGGAGGGGTTCGGCGCGGATCCGGACGGGGTGACCCTCGAGCGGGTCCGGGCGCGGCCGCACGGCGTGGACCTCGGCCCGCTGGTGCCGCGGCTGCCGGAGGTGCTGTTGACCCCGAGCGGGCAGGTCGAGGTCGCGCCCGAGCCGATCCTCGCCGACCTCCCGCGCATGGCCGCCGCGTTGGACGAGCCGGCCGACGGGCTGGTGATGGTCGGCCGACGCCACCTGCGGTCTAACAACTCCTGGGGGCACAACGTCGCGACCCTGGTCGGGGGCACGAACACCTCGACGGTGCAGATCCACCCCGCCGACGCGTCGGCCGCCGGGGTGGTCGACGGGGGGGAGGCGGTGGTGACGTCGGCGACCGGGTCGGTCACGGCCGTGGTGGAGGTCACCGAGCGGATCACCCCGGGCACCGTGTCCCTCCCCCACGGGTGGGGCCATGACGTCGACGGGGTCCGATTGGGCGTGGCGGCCGCCGCCGGCGGGACTAACCCCAACGTGCTGACCGGCCCGGAGGTCGACCCGCTGAGCGGAAACGCGATCCTGAACGGCGTCCCGGTCTCGGTGGCGCCGGTGGTGGGGGCGGCCTGAGGCGGTCCTCCGTTGTGCTCAGATCTGAGCTTCAGCTTCGCCGGCGACGTCACGGCTCAGATCTGAGGTTCGGCTCGGGCGAGCGTGTGCGCAGATCTGAGCTTCAGCTCCGTCAGCGGAGCCCCCGCTCAGATCTGAGGTTCAGCTCGCCCGGCGGCGACTGCGCGCAAGGGCCGAACGGGTCAGCGCGACAGCCGCGCCCGGGTCCGCGTCCACGTCGTACACCGTGATCCGCTCGACGGTGATGCCCCGGTCGCGGAGCGCCGCATCGTCACGACGGTCACGCGCAGCCTTCTCCGGCAGCCAGTGGGACGGACCGTCCACCTCGAGGTTGAACCGGTCGTCGAGCAGGACGATGTCGCCGAGGCGGACCGGGTCATCCTCGGGCACCGGGTGGTTGAGCAGGGCCGGGTACCCGTTCGCCCGGAGCACCCGGGCCACCGCGGCCTCGGTCCCCGAGAACGACACGTCGTCCTCGAGTTGGGCGAGCACGCGCCGGAGCCTGGCGCTGCCCGTGAACCGGGGGCGGAGGAGGAGGTGAGCGGCCAACCGCTGCAGGGTGGTGAGGCCGGCGCCGATCGCCGCGCACACCACCCGGGCGACCTGGCGGTCGGTGAGGTCACGGCACGCATCGCCGATCGCCCAGTCCAACGGCGCGCACGGCAGGTCCTCGTGGCTGGTGACCGACATCCGGTCGAGGTGGCTCGAGCGGCGGAAGTCCACACCGTCGACCTCGGTGACCCAGCTGCCCTCGGGGACGGTGATGTCGATGACCGCCCGCCGCGGAGGGTTGAGCCCCCGCCACGTGAGCACCGTTGCACCGGTCACCACCCCCCGTCCCTTGACGGCCAGCAGCCCGATGGCGGCCCGCTGCTCGACCGTCGCACGAGCCGCCGCGTGCACGAAGAGCCGACGCTGGACCCGCAGGAGCTCCTCCCGCTCGATGCGCGCGCGGATCGCGTGGTGCCCGATACCGGCCGCGTTGAGCCGATCTGTCGTCGTGGCGCCGTGGAGGTGGTCGTCCATGCCCTCACCCTGGTCGATCTGCGGGCGCGGACGCGGACGACTTCCACGGAGCTGTGGATAACAATGGCGGGGGCGCGCGCGGGGCGGTGAACCCAGATCTGAGCACTGGGCGTGCCGACGGAGCCGAGGCTCAGATCTGCGGCGAGGTGACCGTGCCCCAGGGCTCAGATCTTCGCCGCACGTGCGCCCACGGAGCTGAAGCTCAGATCTGAGATTCCGGTGGTGCCCACCGCCCCCGACCACCACGACGCCCCGACCACCACGACGCCCCCGTCCACCACGAGGTGACCGGGGGCGTGGCGAGCGAGGGGTCAGACCACCACCGGGGCCGGCTCCTCGGTCAGGTCGATCTCGACGGGGTCGACGTGGCCCTCGACGTTGATGCGGGGGACCCACTCGAGCCACGCCGGGAAGTACCAGTTGCGGTCGCCGAGCAGCTCCATCGTGGCGGGCACCAGCACCGACCGGACGATGGTGGCGTCCAGGATCACCGCGACGCCGAGGCCGAAGCCCATCTGCTGCATCATCACCAGGTCCCCGGCGGCGAACCCGGCGAAGACCGCGACCATGATCAGGGCGGCGCCGGTGATGATCGCCCCGGTCGCGCCCAGCCCGAAGGCGACCGACGCGGAGTTGTCGCGGGTGACGTCGAAGCGCTCCTTGATCCGGCTGAGCAGGAACACGTGGTAGTCCATCGACAGCCCGAACAGGACCGCGAAGAGGAACACCGGGATCCACGTCTCGATCACGTCGACCTGCTGGAAGCCGAGCAGCTCCGCACCCCAGCCGTGCTGGAACACGCCGACCAGCAGGCCGTAGGCGGCGCCGACGCTGAGCAGGTTCATCACGATGGCCTTCAGCGGCACGACGACGGAGCGGAACGCGACCAGCAGCAGCAGGAAGCTCAGGCCGAGCACGAAGGCGAACACCCACGGGGTCCGGCCCGTCACGACCTCGTTGTAGTCGAGGGTCCACGCGGCCTGGCCGGTGATCAGCGCCTCCGCCGGCACGCCGGCGAACACCGCGGGGATCGTCTCGTCGCGCAGCTCGCGGATGTGGTCCATCCCCTCGGTCGTCGCGGGGTCGATGAGGGTGGCGGCCTCGACCAGGAGCAGCTCCCCACCGGGTGAGGGGCTCACGGTCACGTCGCCGAAGATCTCGTCGGCCTCGAGCCGGGCCACGAGGTCCTCGACCGCGCCCTGCACGGCCGGGTCGGCCACGTCGTCCCCGGTGACGACGATGGGGGTCTCCACCGCGCCGCCGGAGAACTCGGCGTTCATCACCTCGAAGGCGTGGCGGGCCGACGAGCCCTCGGGCAGCGACGCGATGCCGTTCTGGCCGAGCTCGATCGTGGCGTACGGCACGGCAAGGGCGACCAGCAGGCCGCCGGCGACCAGCATCGACACCACCGGTCGGGCGGTGACGACGGCGGTGACCCGGTTCCAGAAGCGGTGGTCGACGGCACCGGCGCGTCGCCGCACCCACGGCAGGCGGAGCGCGTCGACCTTGTCCCCCATCAGCGCCAGCACGGCCGGCAGCAGGGTCAGCCCCGCGGCGACCGCGGCGGCGACGACGAGGATCGCCCCGATCCCGAGGCTGCGCATGATCGTGTCGGGCACCAGGAGCATGCCGAGCAGGGCGATGACCACGGTGACGCCGCTGAACAGGACCGCGCGGCTGGCGGTGGCGCCGGCGACGCCGATCGCGTCGATCGTCTCACGGCCGGCGGCGCGCTCCTCGCGGTAGCGCTGGACGACGAACAGGGTGTAGTCGATGCCGACGGCCAGGCCGATCATCGTGATCATGTTGACCACGAAGAAGGACAGGTCGGTGACCTGCCCGACCAGCGCGGTCAACCCGACGGCCCCCGCGATCGCGACGATCGCGAGCACGATCGGGACGAACGCCGCGGCCACCGCGCCGAAGACGAGCACGAGGATCACCAGGGCGGCGGGCAGGCCGAACAGCTCGGCCTGGCGGAGGTTCGACTCGGCGAGCTCGTTGAACTCGTGGGTGACCGATCCCTCGCCGATGGCGGAGACCGCGAGCGCGCCGTCGTGGTCTGCGAGGAGCTCGACGAGCGCCTCCGCCCGGCGGTCGACCGCGTCGGGGTCGGCGTCGACGTAGGTGACCTGCAGCAGGGCGGTCGTGTCGTCGGCGGAGGCCATCTGCGGTGCGCCGAGGTGGGGTCCGACGACGGTGTCGACGTCGTCGAGGGCCTGGAGCTCCGCGGCGAGGGTGGCGAGGGCCGGGTCGGCGGTGATGCCGGGTGCGGCGGACTCGACGACCACGAACTCGGTGGCGGGTTCGTCCGCGCCGGCGAAGGCGGTCTCGATCAGGTCGTCGGCGCGCTGGGCGTCGGTCTCGACGAGCAGCTCGCCGTCCTGGGTCAGCACGTCGCCGAGGCCGGCGGCGGAGACGATCGCCAGGGCGAGCAGCACCACCCAGGCGCCGACGGTCACCCACGGGTGGGTGGCGGAGCGGCGCGCGAGGGTGCCGGTGAGGCCGGCGCGGGGACGGCCGAGCGGGCGGAGGGGTGGGCGGGGTGACGGGGGTCGGGGCACGACGAGGTCCTCCATCGAGGAGCGGCCGCCACGGCGGACGGCGGGGAGCGGGGGACCACCCCGGCGGCGCCGGTCGGGGCGGTGCGACAGGCTCAGCTGTCGAGGCCGAACCTAGGCAGCGCACCTCCCCGTGGCGTCAGCCGACGGGGTGATGTTGCCGTCCGCCCCGAGGTGTAGGGGGCACCCCCGTCAGGGACCCCCCGACCCCACCCCGACCGCCTGGCTCAGGCCTTCAGGTTCAGGCCTTGAGGTTCAGGCCTTGAGCAGCCGTGCGATGGCCGCGGTGGCCTCGTCGAGGTGTGCCTCGGCCGACTCGTCGTCGCCCGACCGCGCGGCGTCGAGCACGCACCCGCGGAGGTGGTCCTCGACGAGCAGGAGGCTCACCTTCTCGAGGGCGCGCTTGACCGCGGTCACCTGGGTGAGGACGTCGATGCAGTAGGTCTCCTCGTCGACCATGCGGTGGATGCCGCGGACCTGCCCCTCGATCCGCTTGATCCGCTTGAGGAGGGCGTCCCGGTCGTCGTTGGCGACGTACCCCGGCTCGGTGGGCGTGTCCTCAGCCACGGCCGAACCTCCGGAGCCGCAGGCTGTTCAGCACGACCGACACCGAGGAGAACGCCATGGCGGCGCCCGCGATGGCGGGGTTGAGGAGTCCGATCGCGGCGACGGGGATAGCGAGGGTGTTGTAGCCGAACGCCCAGCCGAGGTTCTGGCGGATGGTCCGCTCGGTCGCCCTGGCCAGCCGCATGGCCGTCGGGACGCTGCGGAGGTCGCCGCGGATGAGGGTCAGCTCCGACGCCTGGATCGCGACGTCCGTCCCGGTGCCCATCGCGATGCCGAGGTCGGCCTGGGTCAGCGCGGGCGCGTCGTTCACGCCGTCGCCGACCATCGCGACGGTCAGGCCCTCGGCCTGCAGGCGCTCGATCTCGGCCTGCTTGTCAGACGGCAGCACCTCGCTGAGGACCCGCTCGATGCCGACCGAGGCGGCGACCGCCCGGGCCGTGCGGTCGTTGTCGCCGGTGAGCAGGGCCACCTCCACGCCGACGGCCTTGAGGTCGGCCACCACGTCGGCGGCGTCGTCCTTCAGGGTGTCGGCCACGCCGATCACCCCGCGGACCTCGCCGTCCCAGGCGACCAGCACCGCGGTGGCGCCGTCGGACTCGATCTCGGCCGCGCGGGACGCGAGGCCGGTGGGCAGCGCCTGGTCGCCCTCGACCATCATCCGCCGGCTGCCGACGAACGCGTCGACGCCGCCGACGCTGGCCGTCACGCCGTGGCCTGCCACCGCGCGGAACCCCTCGGCGGTCGCACCGGCCGGCCATGTCCCCTCCACCTCCCCCGCAGGCGCTGCCGCAGCCGCCGCGGCCACGACGGCGCGGGCGATCGGGTGCTCGGAGTCGGCCTCGACCAGCCCGGCGACCGCCAGGGCCGTGTCGCGGTCCACGCCGTCGGCTGCCGCGACGTCGACGACTGCCATCTCCCCGCGGGTCAGGGTGCCGGTCTTGTCGAAGACGACGACGTCGACGTCGCGGACCTGCTCGAGGGCCTCGACGCCCTTGATCACGATCCCGAGCTGGGCCGCGCGGCCCGTGCCGGCCATCAGGGCGACGGGCGTCGCCAGGCCGAGCGCGCAGGGGCAGGCGATGATCAGCACGCTGACCGCGGCGGTGACGGCCGCGGCCGCGTCGCCGGTGGCGAGCAGCCAGGCGGTGAGGGTGACGAGGGCCACGACGATCACCGTGGGCACGAACACCGCGGACACCCGGTCGGCCAGGCGTTGGGCCTGTCCCTTGCCGTCCTGGGCCCGCTCCACCAGGGCGGCGATCTGCGCCAGCGCCGTGTGGCTGCCGACGGCCGTCACGCGGACCGTCAGCGCCCCCCCGGCGTTCGTCGTCGCGCCGGTGACGTCGGAGCCGACGGCCTTCTCGACCGGGACGCTCTCCCCGGTCAGCATGGACTCGTCGACCGCGGAGCTCCCGGCCACGACCTTCCCGTCGACGGGGATGGTCTCCCCCGGGCGGACGCGGACGAGGTCGCCGACGGCGAGGGCGTCGACGTCGACCATCCGCTCCTCACCCTCGGCGGTCACCAGCCGCGCCTCCTTCGCCCCCAGCTCGAGGAGGGCTTGGAGCGCCTCGCCGGCACGGGCCTTGGCCCGGGCCTCGGCGTACCGCCCGGCGACCAGGAACACGATGATGAAGACGACCGCCTCCCAGTAGACGGTCATGCCCTCGGCGGCCCACTCGACCGCGGAGAACCCCCAGGCGGACAGCGTGCCGAGCGCGATGAGGGTGTCCATGTTCGCCGTGCGGGCACGCGCGCGGCGGGCGGCTTCGGCCAGGAACGGCCAGCCGATGCCGAACAGGACCGCCGTGGCGAGGAGGGGGGCCGCCCACCGCTCGAACCAGTGCGGCATGCCGGTCAGCATGATCACGCCGAACAGCAGCGCGACCGGGGCGCCGAGGACCAGGCGGCGGCCCCAGCGGCGCTGCTCGGCCTGCTGGGCGGCGCGGCGCTCCTCGGCGCGGCGGTGCGGCACGAGCCCGTAGCCGATCGCGGCCACCGCGGCGGCCAGCGCCTCGGGGTCCACGTCGGCGGACGGCTCGACGCTGACGTGCGCGAG includes the following:
- a CDS encoding metal-sensitive transcriptional regulator translates to MAEDTPTEPGYVANDDRDALLKRIKRIEGQVRGIHRMVDEETYCIDVLTQVTAVKRALEKVSLLLVEDHLRGCVLDAARSGDDESAEAHLDEATAAIARLLKA
- a CDS encoding heavy metal translocating P-type ATPase, with amino-acid sequence MSDTSTRSPAAADLEFDVEGMTCGSCAARVQRVLGRQDGVADARVNYATGLAHVSVEPSADVDPEALAAAVAAIGYGLVPHRRAEERRAAQQAEQRRWGRRLVLGAPVALLFGVIMLTGMPHWFERWAAPLLATAVLFGIGWPFLAEAARRARARTANMDTLIALGTLSAWGFSAVEWAAEGMTVYWEAVVFIIVFLVAGRYAEARAKARAGEALQALLELGAKEARLVTAEGEERMVDVDALAVGDLVRVRPGETIPVDGKVVAGSSAVDESMLTGESVPVEKAVGSDVTGATTNAGGALTVRVTAVGSHTALAQIAALVERAQDGKGQAQRLADRVSAVFVPTVIVVALVTLTAWLLATGDAAAAVTAAVSVLIIACPCALGLATPVALMAGTGRAAQLGIVIKGVEALEQVRDVDVVVFDKTGTLTRGEMAVVDVAAADGVDRDTALAVAGLVEADSEHPIARAVVAAAAAAAPAGEVEGTWPAGATAEGFRAVAGHGVTASVGGVDAFVGSRRMMVEGDQALPTGLASRAAEIESDGATAVLVAWDGEVRGVIGVADTLKDDAADVVADLKAVGVEVALLTGDNDRTARAVAASVGIERVLSEVLPSDKQAEIERLQAEGLTVAMVGDGVNDAPALTQADLGIAMGTGTDVAIQASELTLIRGDLRSVPTAMRLARATERTIRQNLGWAFGYNTLAIPVAAIGLLNPAIAGAAMAFSSVSVVLNSLRLRRFGRG
- a CDS encoding MMPL family transporter; the protein is MPRPPSPRPPLRPLGRPRAGLTGTLARRSATHPWVTVGAWVVLLALAIVSAAGLGDVLTQDGELLVETDAQRADDLIETAFAGADEPATEFVVVESAAPGITADPALATLAAELQALDDVDTVVGPHLGAPQMASADDTTALLQVTYVDADPDAVDRRAEALVELLADHDGALAVSAIGEGSVTHEFNELAESNLRQAELFGLPAALVILVLVFGAVAAAFVPIVLAIVAIAGAVGLTALVGQVTDLSFFVVNMITMIGLAVGIDYTLFVVQRYREERAAGRETIDAIGVAGATASRAVLFSGVTVVIALLGMLLVPDTIMRSLGIGAILVVAAAVAAGLTLLPAVLALMGDKVDALRLPWVRRRAGAVDHRFWNRVTAVVTARPVVSMLVAGGLLVALAVPYATIELGQNGIASLPEGSSARHAFEVMNAEFSGGAVETPIVVTGDDVADPAVQGAVEDLVARLEADEIFGDVTVSPSPGGELLLVEAATLIDPATTEGMDHIRELRDETIPAVFAGVPAEALITGQAAWTLDYNEVVTGRTPWVFAFVLGLSFLLLLVAFRSVVVPLKAIVMNLLSVGAAYGLLVGVFQHGWGAELLGFQQVDVIETWIPVFLFAVLFGLSMDYHVFLLSRIKERFDVTRDNSASVAFGLGATGAIITGAALIMVAVFAGFAAGDLVMMQQMGFGLGVAVILDATIVRSVLVPATMELLGDRNWYFPAWLEWVPRINVEGHVDPVEIDLTEEPAPVVV
- a CDS encoding molybdopterin-dependent oxidoreductase codes for the protein MRTETHVHTCPLCEATCGLAIDVDPVGRTVLKVRGDDEDVFSRGFACPKGLAIGELHADPDRLRAPLVDGQEVTWDEAWQAVADRLGRVIQGSGRESIAMYLGNPNVHNLAGAIYTPAVAKALGSPWVFTASTVDQQPKHVSAALMFGHKLTIPIPDVDRTDYLLVLGADPLTSNGSLMTAPDMPGRLRALRGRGGRLVVVDPRVSRTARAADEHIAIRPGTDALWLAAIAWTLLDAGLATPVDGVAGLDRLPGALAPFTPQAVAGPTRVPADVTRRIAGELAAAPSACVYGRMGTSTVRFGTTGSWLVDVINVLTGNLDRPGGAMFPLAAAGQTNSSPTRRAREVAFGRWTTSVRGLPETFGELPAAAFGEELVDGPIRGLITIAGNPALSVPNAELVAKGLSGLDVMISIDAYLNETTRHADVVLPIPSVLEREHFDLAFSQLAVRNVANWSDPVFDTDQPQEWEVQCRLAGLLQGMGPGADVDAVDTFILSTMIQREVAAAGSVIAGRDPGEVIAALGDRRGPARVVDFLLRVGPYGEGFGADPDGVTLERVRARPHGVDLGPLVPRLPEVLLTPSGQVEVAPEPILADLPRMAAALDEPADGLVMVGRRHLRSNNSWGHNVATLVGGTNTSTVQIHPADASAAGVVDGGEAVVTSATGSVTAVVEVTERITPGTVSLPHGWGHDVDGVRLGVAAAAGGTNPNVLTGPEVDPLSGNAILNGVPVSVAPVVGAA